One genomic window of Citrobacter sp. Marseille-Q6884 includes the following:
- the ppiB gene encoding peptidylprolyl isomerase B: MVTFHTNHGDIVIKTFDDKAPETVKNFLDYCREGFYNNTIFHRVINGFMIQGGGFEPGMKQKATKEAIKNEANNGLKNTRGTLAMARTQAPHSATAQFFINVADNDFLNFSSESMQGWGYCVFAEVVEGMDVVDKIKGVSTGRSGMHQDVPKEDVIIENVTVSE; the protein is encoded by the coding sequence ATGGTTACTTTCCACACTAATCACGGCGATATCGTAATCAAAACGTTTGATGATAAAGCGCCTGAAACAGTTAAAAACTTCCTGGACTACTGCCGCGAAGGTTTCTACAACAACACCATTTTCCACCGTGTGATTAACGGTTTCATGATCCAGGGCGGCGGTTTTGAGCCAGGCATGAAGCAAAAAGCCACCAAAGAAGCGATCAAAAACGAAGCCAACAACGGTCTGAAAAACACCCGTGGTACGCTGGCGATGGCCCGTACTCAGGCTCCGCACTCTGCAACCGCTCAGTTCTTCATCAACGTGGCAGACAACGACTTCCTGAACTTCTCCAGCGAAAGCATGCAGGGTTGGGGTTACTGTGTGTTCGCTGAAGTGGTTGAAGGCATGGACGTGGTTGATAAAATCAAAGGCGTATCCACTGGCCGCAGCGGCATGCACCAGGACGTACCGAAAGAAGACGTTATCATCGAAAACGTGACCGTCAGCGAGTAA
- the cysS gene encoding cysteine--tRNA ligase has product MLKIFNTLTRQKEEFKPIHAGEVGMYVCGITVYDLCHIGHGRTFVSFDVVARYLRFLGYKLKYVRNITDIDDKIIKRANENGESFVALVDRMIAEMHNDFDALNILRPDLEPRATHHIAEIIEITEQLIAKGHAYVADNGDVMFDVPTDPNYGQLSRQDLEQLQAGARVDVVEVKRNPMDFVLWKMSKEGEPSWPSPWGAGRPGWHIECSAMNCKQLGNHFDIHGGGSDLMFPHHENEIAQSTCAHDGEYVNYWMHSGMVMVDREKMSKSLGNFFTVRDVLKYYDAETIRYFLMSGHYRSQLNYSEENLKQARSALERLYTALRGTDKSVAPAGGEAFEARFIEAMNDDFNTPEAYSVLFDMAREVNRLKGEDMAAANAMAAHLRKLSGVLGLLEQEPEAFLQSGAQADDGEVAEIEALIQQRLDARKAKDWAAADAARDRLNEMGIVLEDGPQGTTWRRK; this is encoded by the coding sequence ATGTTAAAAATCTTTAATACACTGACGCGCCAAAAAGAGGAATTCAAACCCATTCATGCCGGGGAAGTCGGCATGTACGTGTGTGGTATTACCGTTTACGATCTCTGTCATATCGGTCACGGGCGTACCTTCGTTTCATTCGACGTTGTCGCGCGTTATCTGCGTTTCCTCGGCTATAAGCTGAAGTATGTGCGCAACATTACCGATATCGACGATAAAATCATTAAGCGCGCCAATGAAAATGGCGAAAGCTTTGTGGCGCTGGTCGATAGAATGATTGCGGAAATGCATAACGATTTCGACGCGTTGAACATTCTGCGCCCTGACCTTGAACCGCGCGCTACGCATCATATTGCGGAAATTATTGAAATTACCGAGCAATTGATCGCCAAAGGCCACGCCTACGTCGCCGATAACGGTGATGTGATGTTCGACGTCCCGACCGACCCGAACTATGGTCAGTTGTCGCGTCAGGATCTGGAGCAACTGCAGGCTGGTGCTCGCGTTGATGTGGTGGAAGTGAAGCGTAACCCGATGGACTTCGTACTGTGGAAGATGTCCAAAGAGGGTGAGCCGAGCTGGCCGTCGCCGTGGGGCGCTGGACGTCCTGGCTGGCACATCGAGTGTTCGGCAATGAACTGCAAACAGCTGGGCAACCATTTCGATATTCACGGCGGTGGTTCCGATCTGATGTTCCCACATCATGAAAACGAAATCGCTCAGTCCACCTGTGCGCATGACGGCGAATACGTAAACTACTGGATGCACTCCGGTATGGTGATGGTGGATCGCGAGAAAATGTCCAAATCGCTGGGCAACTTCTTTACCGTGCGTGACGTCCTGAAATACTACGATGCCGAAACCATTCGTTACTTCCTGATGTCGGGTCACTACCGTAGCCAGCTGAACTACAGCGAAGAGAACCTGAAGCAGGCTCGCTCTGCGCTGGAGCGTCTGTACACCGCGCTGCGTGGTACTGACAAATCCGTTGCACCTGCGGGTGGTGAGGCTTTTGAAGCGCGTTTCATTGAAGCCATGAACGATGATTTCAATACCCCGGAAGCCTACTCTGTGCTGTTTGATATGGCGCGTGAAGTTAACCGTCTGAAAGGCGAAGATATGGCAGCGGCTAACGCGATGGCTGCACATCTGCGTAAGCTGTCTGGTGTATTGGGTCTGCTGGAGCAGGAGCCGGAAGCGTTCCTGCAAAGCGGTGCGCAGGCGGATGACGGTGAGGTTGCCGAAATTGAAGCGTTGATTCAACAGCGTCTGGATGCGCGTAAAGCCAAAGACTGGGCGGCAGCCGACGCCGCGCGTGACCGTCTAAACGAGATGGGCATCGTGCTGGAAGATGGTCCGCAGGGCACCACCTGGCGCCGTAAGTAA
- the purE gene encoding 5-(carboxyamino)imidazole ribonucleotide mutase: protein MSSRNNPARVAIVMGSKSDWATMQFAAEIFEILDVPHHVEVVSAHRTPDKLFSFAESAEENGYQVIIAGAGGAAHLPGMIAAKTLVPVLGVPVQSAALSGVDSLYSIVQMPRGIPVGTLAIGKAGAANAALLAAQILATHDKALHQRLNNWRKAQTDEVLENPDPRGAA, encoded by the coding sequence ATGTCTTCCCGCAATAATCCGGCGCGTGTCGCCATCGTGATGGGGTCCAAAAGCGACTGGGCTACCATGCAGTTTGCCGCCGAAATCTTCGAAATCCTGGATGTCCCGCACCACGTTGAAGTTGTCTCCGCTCACCGCACACCCGATAAACTGTTCAGCTTCGCCGAAAGCGCGGAAGAAAACGGTTATCAGGTGATCATTGCCGGTGCCGGCGGCGCAGCGCATCTGCCGGGTATGATTGCGGCGAAAACGCTGGTACCTGTTTTAGGCGTTCCGGTGCAAAGCGCAGCCCTGAGCGGTGTAGATAGTCTCTACTCCATCGTGCAGATGCCCCGCGGTATTCCGGTTGGCACGCTGGCGATTGGTAAAGCAGGTGCAGCAAATGCGGCTCTGCTGGCGGCACAAATTCTGGCAACACACGACAAAGCCTTACACCAGCGTCTGAATAACTGGCGCAAAGCGCAAACCGATGAGGTACTGGAGAACCCGGACCCGCGAGGTGCGGCATGA
- a CDS encoding methionine ABC transporter permease: MDDLLPDLTLAFNETFQMLSISTVLAIVGGLPLGFLIFVTDRHLFWQNRFVYLLSSVLVNIIRSVPFVILLVLLLPLTQFLLGNTIGPIAASVPLSVAAIAFYARLVDSALREVDKGIIEAAEAFGASPLRIICTVLLPEASAGLLRGLTITLVSLIGYSAMAGIVGGGGVGDLAIRFGYYRYETQVMIVTVVALIILVQVVQVLGDWLAKRADKRDRH, translated from the coding sequence GTGGATGATTTATTGCCGGATTTGACACTGGCGTTCAATGAAACCTTCCAGATGCTGAGTATCTCTACGGTGCTGGCGATTGTTGGCGGTTTGCCGCTGGGTTTTCTGATTTTTGTCACCGACAGACATTTATTCTGGCAGAACCGTTTTGTCTATCTGCTGAGTTCCGTGCTGGTGAATATTATTCGTTCGGTGCCTTTTGTGATCCTGCTGGTGCTGCTGCTGCCATTAACCCAGTTTCTGCTCGGTAACACTATCGGGCCTATTGCCGCGTCGGTCCCGCTTTCGGTGGCGGCGATTGCGTTCTATGCCCGACTGGTGGACAGCGCGTTGCGCGAGGTCGATAAGGGAATTATTGAGGCTGCGGAAGCCTTTGGCGCCAGCCCACTGCGTATTATCTGCACTGTTCTGTTACCGGAAGCCAGCGCAGGCTTGCTGCGTGGACTAACGATAACGCTGGTCAGTCTGATCGGTTATTCGGCCATGGCCGGGATTGTGGGCGGTGGTGGGGTCGGTGACCTGGCTATTCGCTTCGGCTATTACCGTTACGAAACCCAGGTCATGATTGTGACTGTGGTCGCGCTGATTATCCTGGTGCAGGTCGTTCAGGTACTGGGCGACTGGCTGGCGAAACGCGCTGACAAGCGCGATCGGCATTAA
- the mnmH gene encoding tRNA 2-selenouridine(34) synthase MnmH: MNDGTDYRAILLADTPLIDVRAPVEFQQGAMPGAINLPLMNDDERAAVGTCYKRQGPKAALALGHQLVSGDLRQQRMNSWQEACRQHPEGYLCCARGGQRSHIVQQWLHESGIHYPLIKGGYKALRQAVIQLTEELVQKPIVLIGGCTGSGKTQLVQQQPNGVDLEGLAHHRGSSFGRTVEPQLSQASFENLLAVAMLKTASRQDLRLWVLEDEGRMIGANHLPECLREQMTLASIAVVEDPFELRLERLREEYFVRMHHDFTQVYGETQGWQEYSEYLHHGLFAIRRRLGLQRFAELTALLDVALVEQQRSGSTDGHMGWLVPLLNEYYDPMYRYQLEKKAAKIVFRGSWQEVADWLPTQ, translated from the coding sequence ATGAACGATGGAACGGACTATCGTGCGATTTTGCTCGCCGATACGCCTTTAATCGATGTACGCGCGCCCGTCGAATTTCAACAAGGCGCCATGCCTGGCGCAATTAACCTGCCTTTAATGAACGACGACGAACGTGCGGCCGTCGGCACCTGTTACAAACGTCAGGGACCAAAAGCGGCGCTCGCGCTCGGGCATCAGCTTGTCAGTGGCGACCTCCGTCAGCAACGGATGAATAGCTGGCAAGAGGCCTGTCGTCAGCACCCTGAAGGGTATTTATGCTGTGCGCGAGGCGGCCAACGCTCGCATATTGTGCAGCAGTGGCTGCATGAATCCGGTATTCACTACCCGCTGATAAAAGGTGGTTATAAAGCGCTGCGTCAGGCGGTGATACAACTCACCGAAGAGCTGGTGCAAAAACCTATCGTCTTAATTGGCGGCTGTACCGGCAGTGGCAAAACGCAGCTGGTACAACAACAACCGAACGGCGTAGATCTGGAAGGTCTGGCGCATCATCGCGGTTCCTCTTTTGGTCGTACTGTCGAACCACAACTCAGCCAGGCGAGTTTCGAAAACCTGCTGGCTGTCGCCATGCTCAAAACGGCGAGTCGTCAGGATCTGCGCCTGTGGGTTCTGGAAGATGAAGGCCGCATGATTGGCGCCAACCATCTCCCCGAATGCCTGCGTGAACAAATGACACTGGCGTCCATTGCCGTGGTGGAAGATCCGTTTGAACTGCGCCTGGAACGGCTACGCGAAGAATATTTCGTACGTATGCACCACGACTTTACGCAAGTTTATGGAGAAACCCAGGGCTGGCAAGAATACAGCGAATATTTGCACCATGGACTGTTCGCCATCCGTCGTCGTCTCGGTTTACAACGCTTTGCGGAGTTAACTGCCCTGCTCGACGTTGCGCTGGTCGAACAACAGCGCAGCGGCAGTACCGATGGTCACATGGGCTGGCTGGTGCCACTGCTTAACGAATACTACGATCCGATGTATCGCTATCAACTGGAAAAAAAAGCCGCGAAAATTGTTTTCCGCGGCTCCTGGCAGGAAGTGGCTGACTGGCTGCCGACGCAGTAA
- the sfbB gene encoding virulence-associated ABC transporter ATP-binding protein SfbB — MIEIEKVCVDFTAGRGPSTRAVDDVSLRISAGEIFGIVGTSGAGKSTLLRTLNALTRPSQGSVKVNGVEISALEGTHLRKARQRIGMIFQHFNLMHTRTVAQNVAFSLKAAGWERSKIGPRVTEILSLVGLSDKANRFPVQLSGGQKQRVGIARAIANHPDVLLCDEPTSALDLETSATILALLKQINQQLGITIVLITHEMNVIKSICDRVAVMSGGKVVETGDVFDVFAHPQHGFTQQLVSHTLNLTLPQRLREHLPGQLLKILFIGDSAEQPVLSEVAVKFGVAVNILHGKIEYIGERALGILVVQLTAPHHSAAVDAAVEHIRQRTAQVEVIRG; from the coding sequence GCGTGGATTTCACCGCAGGCCGTGGACCATCAACCCGGGCGGTTGATGACGTCAGCCTGCGAATTTCAGCCGGTGAGATATTTGGCATTGTCGGCACCAGTGGCGCGGGAAAAAGTACGCTACTGCGTACCCTGAACGCGCTGACGCGCCCGAGCCAGGGAAGCGTAAAGGTGAATGGCGTTGAAATTTCAGCGCTCGAAGGCACGCATTTACGCAAAGCTCGCCAGCGTATTGGGATGATTTTTCAGCACTTTAACCTGATGCATACCCGCACCGTGGCGCAAAACGTTGCGTTCAGCCTGAAGGCTGCCGGATGGGAGCGCAGCAAAATCGGCCCGCGAGTCACTGAAATTCTCTCGCTGGTCGGGTTATCTGATAAGGCGAACCGTTTTCCGGTACAGCTCAGCGGTGGGCAAAAGCAGCGTGTTGGCATTGCCCGCGCCATCGCCAACCACCCGGATGTGCTGTTGTGCGACGAACCGACGTCGGCGTTGGATCTGGAAACCTCTGCCACCATTCTGGCGTTGCTTAAACAGATCAACCAACAGTTGGGGATCACGATCGTGCTGATCACCCATGAGATGAACGTGATCAAATCCATTTGCGATCGCGTGGCCGTGATGTCGGGCGGAAAGGTGGTGGAAACGGGCGACGTATTTGATGTGTTCGCCCATCCGCAGCATGGTTTCACCCAACAACTGGTTTCGCATACGCTCAATCTGACACTTCCGCAGCGTCTGCGGGAACATTTGCCCGGTCAGTTACTGAAAATCCTGTTTATTGGTGACTCGGCAGAGCAGCCGGTGCTGTCTGAAGTGGCGGTAAAATTTGGTGTCGCGGTGAATATCCTGCACGGAAAAATTGAATATATCGGTGAGCGGGCGCTGGGGATCTTAGTGGTGCAGCTGACTGCGCCGCATCATTCCGCGGCGGTAGATGCGGCCGTGGAACACATTCGTCAACGTACCGCACAGGTGGAGGTGATTCGTGGATGA
- a CDS encoding antibiotic biosynthesis monooxygenase family protein: MIAVIFEADTHLQAQERYLQLASELKPLLAEIPGFISIERFQSMTTPGKILSLSWWEDEDAVLRWKNNAMHHAAQQEGKQSIFSYYRIRIASVLKDYSSEKEESPRV, from the coding sequence ATGATTGCAGTTATTTTTGAAGCAGATACACATCTTCAGGCACAGGAACGATATCTACAGCTCGCTTCAGAGCTGAAACCACTGCTGGCGGAGATCCCAGGGTTTATTTCTATCGAACGATTCCAGAGCATGACTACGCCGGGAAAAATACTGTCACTCTCATGGTGGGAAGATGAGGACGCGGTGCTCAGGTGGAAAAACAACGCGATGCATCATGCTGCGCAACAGGAAGGTAAACAGTCGATTTTTTCATACTACAGAATACGCATTGCCAGCGTGTTGAAGGATTACTCCTCTGAAAAGGAGGAATCGCCACGGGTATAA
- the lpxH gene encoding UDP-2,3-diacylglucosamine diphosphatase: MATLFIADLHLCTEEPAITAGFLRFLAGDARQADALYILGDLFEAWIGDDDPNPLHREMAAAIKALVDSGVPCFFIHGNRDFLLGKRFARESGMTLLPQEKVLDLYGRNVLIMHGDTLCTDDAGYQAFRAKVHQPWLQTLFLALPLFIRQRIAAKMRANSKNANSTKSLEIMDVNPHAVVAEMEKHQVQWLIHGHTHRPAVHELTANDAPAFRVVLGAWHTEGSMVKVTPDNVELISFPF; the protein is encoded by the coding sequence GTGGCGACACTGTTTATTGCAGATCTTCACCTCTGCACAGAAGAACCGGCGATCACCGCCGGTTTTCTGCGTTTTTTAGCCGGTGACGCGCGCCAGGCCGATGCGCTGTATATTCTCGGCGATCTCTTTGAAGCCTGGATAGGCGACGACGACCCCAATCCACTGCATCGTGAAATGGCTGCCGCCATCAAGGCGTTGGTTGATTCTGGTGTTCCCTGCTTTTTTATTCACGGCAACCGTGATTTTCTGCTCGGTAAACGTTTTGCCCGTGAGAGCGGCATGACCCTGTTACCGCAGGAAAAAGTGCTCGACCTCTATGGTCGTAACGTATTGATTATGCATGGCGATACGCTGTGTACCGACGATGCCGGTTATCAGGCGTTTCGCGCCAAAGTTCACCAACCCTGGTTACAGACACTGTTTCTTGCTCTACCGCTGTTTATTCGCCAGCGCATTGCAGCGAAGATGCGCGCCAATAGCAAAAACGCCAACAGCACGAAATCGCTGGAAATAATGGATGTTAACCCGCATGCGGTCGTCGCAGAGATGGAAAAACATCAGGTGCAGTGGCTGATTCACGGCCATACCCATCGCCCGGCAGTGCATGAACTGACCGCCAATGATGCTCCGGCTTTCCGCGTCGTTTTAGGCGCATGGCACACGGAAGGTTCAATGGTGAAAGTCACCCCGGACAATGTCGAACTGATCTCCTTCCCGTTTTAA
- a CDS encoding molybdopterin-dependent oxidoreductase, translating into MRFIVMLLSFVVSTQVWAGELTKPAGKVLLTLSGNIENTNEDGKAVFDIASLEKLGAVSFQTTSPWYNGRTTFTGIPLQKLMDYVGAKGSVVKVTALNDYTTVIPINDFSKYNVILAYKVNGEYMRIRDRGPLFVVYPYDSMPELNNQIFYSRSAWQVSRMNIE; encoded by the coding sequence ATGCGCTTTATTGTCATGTTGTTAAGCTTTGTGGTCTCCACACAGGTCTGGGCCGGTGAACTGACCAAACCTGCCGGAAAAGTCCTTTTAACACTCTCTGGTAATATAGAAAATACAAATGAAGACGGGAAAGCCGTTTTCGATATCGCCAGCCTTGAGAAACTCGGCGCGGTAAGTTTCCAGACCACCTCTCCCTGGTACAATGGCCGCACGACTTTTACGGGTATTCCACTGCAAAAGTTGATGGATTATGTTGGGGCAAAGGGTTCTGTGGTTAAGGTCACTGCACTCAATGACTACACCACCGTTATCCCTATCAATGATTTCAGCAAATACAATGTTATTCTTGCTTATAAAGTCAACGGAGAATATATGCGCATCCGTGATAGAGGCCCATTATTCGTTGTGTATCCCTACGACAGCATGCCTGAACTGAATAATCAGATTTTCTATTCAAGGTCTGCATGGCAGGTCAGCAGAATGAATATTGAGTAG
- the purK gene encoding 5-(carboxyamino)imidazole ribonucleotide synthase: MKQVCVLGNGQLGRMLRQAGEPLGIAVWPVGLDAEPAAVPFQQSVITAEIERWPETALTRELARHPAFVNRDVFPIIADRLTQKQLFDKLGLATAPWQLLADASEWSAIFDKLGELAIVKRRVGGYDGRGQWRLRAHETAQLPDDCYGECIVEQGINFSGEVSLVGARAHDGSTVFYPLTHNLHQDGILRTSVAFPQANAKQQEQAESMLSAIMQELGYVGVMAMECFITPEGLLINELAPRVHNSGHWTLNGASISQFELHLRAITNLPLPGPVVNSPSVMVNLIGSDLNYDWLKLPLVHLHWYGKEVREGRKVGHLNLTDSDTARLSATLEALIPLLPPEYASGIIWAQSKLK, encoded by the coding sequence ATGAAGCAAGTCTGCGTACTCGGTAACGGTCAGTTAGGACGCATGCTACGTCAGGCCGGTGAGCCGTTGGGCATTGCGGTCTGGCCCGTCGGGCTGGATGCAGAACCCGCCGCCGTTCCTTTTCAGCAAAGCGTGATTACCGCCGAAATTGAGCGCTGGCCGGAAACTGCCCTCACCCGCGAACTGGCGCGCCATCCGGCATTTGTTAACCGTGATGTGTTCCCCATCATTGCTGACCGACTGACGCAAAAGCAGCTGTTTGATAAGCTCGGTCTGGCGACGGCCCCGTGGCAGTTGCTGGCAGACGCCAGTGAATGGTCCGCAATTTTCGACAAACTTGGCGAACTGGCGATTGTGAAACGCCGCGTCGGCGGCTACGACGGTCGTGGACAGTGGCGTTTACGCGCCCATGAAACCGCGCAGCTTCCTGACGACTGCTACGGCGAATGTATTGTTGAACAGGGCATCAATTTCTCGGGTGAAGTGTCACTCGTTGGTGCTCGCGCTCACGACGGCAGCACCGTCTTTTACCCGCTGACGCATAACCTGCATCAGGATGGCATCCTGCGCACCAGCGTGGCGTTTCCCCAGGCCAATGCCAAACAGCAGGAGCAGGCAGAGTCAATGCTCTCTGCCATCATGCAGGAGCTAGGTTATGTTGGCGTCATGGCGATGGAGTGTTTCATCACCCCGGAAGGACTGCTGATTAACGAACTGGCTCCACGCGTACACAACAGCGGACACTGGACGCTAAACGGCGCCAGCATCAGTCAGTTTGAGCTGCACCTGCGCGCCATTACCAACCTGCCTTTACCCGGGCCGGTGGTGAATTCACCTTCGGTCATGGTGAATCTGATCGGCAGTGACCTGAACTACGACTGGCTGAAGCTGCCGCTGGTGCATCTGCACTGGTACGGCAAAGAGGTAAGGGAAGGCCGGAAAGTCGGTCACCTTAATCTCACTGACAGCGATACCGCGCGCCTGAGCGCAACGCTGGAAGCATTGATCCCCTTACTGCCGCCTGAGTACGCCAGCGGTATTATCTGGGCACAAAGTAAGCTTAAATAA
- a CDS encoding glutathione peroxidase — protein MTTFHQLHATSLRGQIISMADYAGKLVLVVNTASHCGFTPQYSGLEALYKKYADQGLVVLGFPCNQFGNQEPGNADEISQTCHINYGVSFPMFEKVEVNGVATHPVFRYLKDELPGVLGGRIKWNFTKFLIGRDGKPLKRFAPFTTPEKMETAILTALKR, from the coding sequence ATGACCACCTTTCATCAACTTCATGCCACCAGCCTCCGAGGCCAAATCATCTCTATGGCCGACTACGCAGGCAAGCTGGTTCTGGTGGTGAATACCGCCAGCCATTGTGGCTTCACACCGCAATACTCAGGCCTTGAAGCGCTCTACAAAAAGTACGCCGACCAGGGGCTGGTGGTGCTTGGTTTCCCCTGCAATCAGTTCGGCAATCAAGAACCTGGCAACGCCGACGAAATCTCGCAGACCTGTCACATCAACTACGGTGTGAGTTTCCCGATGTTCGAGAAAGTAGAGGTCAACGGTGTCGCTACGCACCCGGTGTTTCGTTATCTCAAAGACGAATTACCCGGCGTACTGGGTGGACGGATCAAGTGGAACTTCACGAAGTTCCTGATCGGGCGTGACGGTAAACCGCTTAAACGTTTTGCGCCATTCACCACCCCGGAAAAAATGGAAACGGCGATACTTACTGCACTTAAGCGCTAA
- a CDS encoding putative bifunctional diguanylate cyclase/phosphodiesterase — MNRILAAIIFSLFISTGYISYLVHERQQELQKLTHYTDSWSAAQLVSEYYRFESWLGLYTIDDTMEIDDVRLRLDIMLSQSDLLKEGDLGRFIESNNTHRELAIQLENTLQYLDVHLEKMNRSELQTYLKKMHSLDSPLGRLSSGALNKDVNSINNANTNIQTLYYIYSATSVLLIILSAILGVMIFYQNRNILRAHLQVKSLAKELQTSKEKLQIQNAKLEYDVYHDSLTEMNNRQLFWGDLNKTIEIAERNNHSVVVMLFDLDRFKEINDTYGHDAGDMLLRQISHRLMSMSLASDTLYRLGGDEFAYLSSDLTESRAVSRAQKICDFINQPYTIYNTIINITACVGIVISETERRSDYLYKFADLALYEAKNEGSGKIKVFRQRMLDKLQESRTLEHDMSMALINKEFVVYYQPIVDSFSQEIYSYEALIRWIHPLKGLLSPDSFIPIAEKTGMINEMGKSVLEIACREAASWAVPAKISVNVSPVQLSSKAFAGIVLSILKETGLPADRLELEVTESSLFTESNTPMNTLNKLRALGVKISIDDFGTGYSSLSRLSRLAFDKIKIDKSFVHSISTQEDALNIIKLITGMAKSLNMKAVAEGVETQEQLERLQALGCDFAQGYLFGKPQPCVDGKIRNG, encoded by the coding sequence ATGAACAGAATACTGGCTGCCATCATCTTTTCCCTTTTTATCTCTACCGGGTACATTTCTTACCTTGTACATGAAAGGCAACAAGAGTTACAGAAACTGACTCACTACACCGATTCATGGTCTGCGGCGCAACTCGTCTCAGAATATTATCGATTCGAATCATGGCTGGGTCTTTACACTATCGATGATACGATGGAGATCGATGATGTGCGCCTACGTCTCGACATTATGCTCAGCCAGAGTGATTTACTGAAAGAAGGTGATTTAGGGCGTTTTATAGAAAGCAATAACACGCATCGTGAGCTGGCTATACAACTTGAAAACACACTTCAATATCTGGATGTTCATCTTGAGAAAATGAACCGTTCAGAACTCCAGACATACCTGAAAAAAATGCATTCGCTTGATTCGCCACTGGGTCGTCTTTCATCCGGTGCATTAAACAAAGATGTTAACTCAATCAACAACGCCAACACCAACATTCAAACGCTGTACTATATTTACTCAGCGACGTCTGTACTGCTGATAATATTGAGTGCGATACTGGGCGTAATGATATTCTATCAAAACAGAAACATTCTGAGAGCGCATTTGCAGGTTAAAAGCCTCGCCAAAGAGCTCCAGACATCTAAAGAAAAACTGCAAATCCAGAATGCAAAGCTGGAATATGACGTCTACCATGACTCTCTTACGGAGATGAATAACCGACAGCTTTTTTGGGGAGATTTAAATAAAACCATCGAGATTGCAGAAAGAAATAATCACTCTGTGGTTGTGATGCTGTTTGATTTAGATCGCTTCAAGGAGATAAATGATACATATGGTCATGACGCTGGTGATATGTTGTTACGCCAGATATCCCACCGTCTGATGTCAATGAGCCTTGCTTCAGATACGCTTTATCGCTTAGGCGGCGATGAGTTTGCGTATCTCTCGAGCGATCTGACAGAGAGCCGTGCTGTTTCGCGAGCGCAAAAAATATGTGATTTTATCAACCAGCCCTACACTATTTATAACACGATTATAAATATAACGGCCTGTGTGGGCATAGTTATCTCAGAAACTGAACGCCGCTCCGACTATCTTTATAAATTTGCCGATCTGGCCCTGTATGAAGCCAAAAATGAAGGCTCAGGTAAGATAAAAGTCTTCCGGCAACGCATGTTAGACAAGCTGCAAGAAAGCAGAACCCTTGAACATGATATGTCCATGGCATTAATAAATAAAGAATTCGTGGTTTATTATCAGCCTATTGTCGATTCTTTCAGCCAGGAAATTTACAGCTATGAAGCTCTTATTCGTTGGATACATCCACTGAAGGGACTCCTGTCGCCAGATAGCTTTATTCCGATCGCTGAAAAAACAGGAATGATTAACGAGATGGGGAAATCTGTGCTGGAGATTGCCTGCCGGGAAGCGGCTTCCTGGGCGGTTCCGGCTAAGATTTCAGTCAATGTTTCTCCTGTCCAGCTAAGCAGCAAAGCCTTTGCCGGAATCGTACTGTCCATTCTGAAAGAAACAGGACTTCCGGCTGACCGCCTTGAACTGGAAGTGACTGAGTCCTCTCTCTTTACTGAGAGCAATACACCGATGAATACACTTAACAAGCTCAGAGCACTGGGCGTGAAAATCTCCATCGATGATTTTGGTACGGGATACTCTTCTCTTTCGCGGCTGAGCAGACTTGCCTTCGATAAAATCAAAATAGACAAGTCGTTTGTGCATTCGATCTCTACCCAGGAAGACGCCCTTAATATCATCAAACTCATCACTGGTATGGCGAAATCACTCAATATGAAGGCTGTTGCAGAAGGTGTTGAAACGCAGGAACAGCTGGAACGCCTTCAGGCACTGGGCTGCGATTTCGCGCAAGGCTATCTGTTTGGGAAACCTCAGCCGTGTGTCGATGGGAAAATTCGAAACGGGTAA